One genomic region from Paramicrobacterium agarici encodes:
- a CDS encoding vWA domain-containing protein → MEMLNAWAPLAWAAAVVVTVLVALLIRSRRRSASSAVRVAHLDRVTELPGFRTARARLRVGLGIAIAVTAVAVAASAALTSRIVTVRTVTPEVHNRDIVLCLDTSGSMTDYDVAILDTFIELVDEFEGERIGLTIFNASAVTYFPLTTDYDYVADQMITLRDNMEDPNTDYAYTDGTLLGDGSSLIGDGLASCTMRFDNLDDDRSRSIIFATDNFVAGKQLVSLPQAGQYAKDNGVVVYGLNPGDSTAQNYIEELAAELKDAVEMTGGEYFALSDPQAVPEIVHSIQEQEASAMDAPSYVVRSDKPDVFLWIAFCAILALLALGWRLRR, encoded by the coding sequence ATGGAGATGCTCAACGCATGGGCACCGCTGGCCTGGGCGGCAGCGGTCGTCGTGACCGTCCTCGTCGCGCTGCTCATCCGTTCGCGGCGCCGCTCCGCGTCGTCAGCGGTGCGGGTCGCCCACCTCGACCGGGTCACGGAGCTTCCCGGGTTTCGCACGGCACGAGCGCGTCTGCGCGTCGGCCTCGGCATCGCTATCGCGGTGACGGCCGTTGCTGTCGCAGCATCCGCCGCTCTCACCTCTCGCATTGTCACCGTGCGCACGGTGACGCCAGAGGTGCACAATCGCGACATCGTGCTGTGCCTCGACACCTCGGGCTCCATGACGGACTACGACGTGGCGATTCTCGACACCTTCATCGAGCTCGTCGACGAATTCGAGGGCGAGCGCATCGGGCTGACCATCTTCAACGCGTCGGCCGTGACGTACTTTCCTCTGACGACCGACTACGACTACGTCGCCGATCAGATGATCACCCTCCGCGACAACATGGAGGACCCGAACACCGACTACGCCTATACGGACGGCACGCTTCTGGGAGACGGATCATCGCTCATCGGAGACGGTCTAGCCTCGTGCACAATGCGCTTTGACAACCTCGACGATGACCGGTCGCGGTCGATCATCTTCGCGACAGACAACTTCGTCGCGGGCAAGCAGCTCGTCTCTCTTCCGCAGGCCGGGCAATACGCGAAAGACAACGGGGTGGTGGTCTACGGGCTCAATCCGGGGGACTCCACCGCGCAGAATTACATTGAAGAGCTCGCGGCCGAACTCAAGGATGCTGTCGAGATGACCGGCGGCGAGTACTTCGCCCTGAGCGATCCGCAGGCCGTGCCCGAGATCGTGCACTCGATTCAAGAGCAAGAGGCCTCGGCGATGGACGCCCCCTCGTACGTCGTGCGCTCGGACAAGCCCGATGTCTTTCTGTGGATCGCCTTCTGCGCGATTCTGGCGCTGCTGGCTCTCGGATGGAGGTTGAGACGATGA
- a CDS encoding vWA domain-containing protein: MTFHPVMPGLLMLVVFAALALFTVVQAVLAPSSRVRIRWISRTLLVVLLGAMMLRPVVNDGRPVDAVGSNVDVYFVIDTTSSMAAEDWADDRPRLEGVRADVAELTDRLVGARFSVTTFDAATVERVPLTTDGGAIEQTVDAMTQEITEYSSGSSISAPLAHLEETLAAAEPGHTTILYYLGDGEQTADEQPESFASIAEYVDGGAVLGYGTEDGGRMLENGGLDAEGDREYIIDPSTGEPAISSIDEGALQTIAEQLGVEYLHRDASTSVDDAASGISVVPQTDPNQDPAPEPELYWVLAIPFGLLLLVELAGLITDLRRLRTRREGRS, encoded by the coding sequence ATGACCTTCCACCCCGTCATGCCCGGATTGCTGATGCTCGTCGTGTTCGCGGCGCTGGCGCTGTTCACGGTCGTTCAGGCGGTTCTCGCACCCTCCTCGCGCGTTCGGATTCGCTGGATCTCGCGCACGCTACTCGTCGTTCTTCTCGGCGCTATGATGCTGCGGCCCGTCGTGAACGATGGCAGGCCCGTGGATGCTGTCGGAAGCAACGTCGACGTGTACTTCGTCATCGACACCACGAGCAGCATGGCGGCAGAAGACTGGGCAGATGACCGGCCGAGGCTCGAGGGTGTGCGCGCCGACGTCGCAGAGCTGACGGACCGGCTTGTCGGCGCCCGATTCTCTGTCACGACCTTCGACGCCGCGACGGTCGAGCGAGTTCCGCTGACCACCGACGGCGGTGCGATCGAGCAGACCGTCGACGCCATGACGCAGGAGATCACGGAGTATTCGTCTGGCAGCAGCATTTCGGCGCCGCTGGCCCACCTCGAAGAGACGCTCGCTGCCGCGGAACCCGGCCACACGACGATTCTCTACTACCTGGGCGACGGCGAGCAGACGGCAGACGAGCAGCCCGAGTCATTCGCGTCGATCGCCGAGTACGTCGACGGGGGAGCAGTGCTCGGCTACGGCACGGAAGACGGCGGACGGATGCTGGAGAACGGCGGTCTCGACGCGGAGGGCGATCGGGAGTACATCATCGATCCCTCGACAGGCGAACCGGCGATCTCGAGCATCGACGAAGGCGCACTCCAGACGATCGCCGAGCAGCTGGGCGTCGAATACCTGCACCGTGACGCCTCGACGAGCGTCGACGACGCAGCATCCGGCATCTCGGTCGTTCCGCAGACTGACCCCAACCAGGATCCAGCCCCTGAACCCGAACTGTACTGGGTTCTGGCGATACCCTTCGGACTCCTGCTGCTCGTGGAGCTCGCGGGTCTCATCACAGATCTGCGCCGGCTGCGCACGCGAAGGGAGGGCCGCTCATGA
- a CDS encoding proline--tRNA ligase — translation MVTRLSNYFVRTLREDPADAEVASHRLLVRAGYIRRQAPGIFAWLPLGLRVKARIEKIVREEMDAAGAFEVHFPALMPREPYEVSGRWEEYGENLFRLADRKGADMLLAPTHEEAFTLLVKDLYSSYKDLPLTIYQIQDKYRDEARPRAGLLRGREFTMKDAYSFDASDEGLDASYERQRDAYERIFTRLGLDYVIVKADAGAMGGSKSEEFLHPTVVGEDTFVRTAGGYAANVEAYETPRAEPLPVDGQPAALVFDSPNTPTIATLVDLLNAEHPRDDGREWNASDTLKNVVLALKHLDGTRELVVVAVPGDRDVDMKRVEVAFAPSDVEAATDEDFAAHPALVRGYIGPWSAEGAVLGEASTSRIRYFADPRIVEGTAWVTGANASEQHVLGLVAGRDFTADAVIEAANIEAGDPAPDGSGPVQIDRGTEIGHVFQLGRKYAEALGLQVLDENGKLVTVTMGSYGIGITRALALIAELNNDEKGLCWPAEIAPFDVHIVATGKDAAVFDAAAGIAAELEDAALDVLYDDRPKVSPGVKFGDAELIGVPAIVIAGRGVADGLVELWDRRSGERTQVPIAEVASRIAARR, via the coding sequence GTGGTAACGCGTCTATCAAACTACTTCGTCCGCACGCTCAGAGAAGATCCCGCAGACGCGGAGGTCGCCAGTCACCGGCTTCTTGTCCGGGCAGGGTACATTCGCCGCCAGGCACCGGGAATCTTCGCGTGGCTTCCGCTCGGTCTCCGCGTCAAGGCGCGCATCGAGAAGATCGTGCGTGAGGAGATGGACGCAGCTGGCGCCTTCGAAGTGCACTTTCCCGCTCTCATGCCTCGAGAGCCATACGAGGTATCCGGGCGCTGGGAGGAGTACGGGGAGAACCTGTTCCGGCTCGCGGATCGCAAGGGTGCCGATATGCTCTTGGCACCGACGCACGAAGAGGCGTTCACGCTGCTCGTGAAGGATCTTTACTCGTCGTACAAGGATCTGCCGCTGACCATCTACCAGATTCAGGACAAATACCGCGACGAGGCGCGCCCGCGCGCGGGGCTTCTGCGCGGCCGCGAGTTCACCATGAAGGATGCGTACTCGTTCGACGCATCGGATGAGGGCCTCGACGCGAGCTATGAGCGACAGCGCGACGCCTACGAACGGATCTTCACACGGCTCGGCCTCGACTACGTCATCGTGAAGGCCGACGCCGGAGCGATGGGCGGGTCGAAGAGCGAAGAGTTCCTGCATCCGACTGTTGTGGGCGAAGACACTTTCGTGCGCACCGCGGGCGGGTACGCGGCGAACGTCGAGGCGTATGAGACGCCTCGCGCCGAACCGCTGCCTGTCGACGGCCAGCCTGCGGCCCTGGTCTTCGACTCTCCGAATACGCCGACGATCGCCACACTCGTCGATCTTCTGAATGCTGAGCACCCGAGAGACGACGGCCGCGAGTGGAATGCGTCTGACACGCTCAAGAACGTCGTGCTCGCCCTCAAGCACCTCGACGGCACGCGCGAACTCGTCGTCGTCGCGGTACCGGGCGACCGCGATGTCGACATGAAGCGCGTCGAGGTGGCATTTGCGCCGAGCGACGTCGAAGCAGCGACCGACGAGGATTTTGCAGCGCATCCCGCGCTCGTGCGCGGATACATCGGTCCGTGGTCTGCCGAGGGCGCGGTTCTGGGCGAGGCATCGACGAGCCGCATCCGCTATTTCGCCGATCCGCGCATCGTCGAGGGCACGGCGTGGGTGACCGGCGCCAACGCTTCGGAGCAGCACGTGCTCGGCCTCGTCGCCGGACGTGACTTCACGGCTGACGCGGTCATCGAGGCGGCGAACATCGAAGCGGGCGACCCTGCGCCCGATGGCTCGGGCCCCGTGCAGATCGATCGCGGAACTGAGATCGGGCACGTCTTCCAGCTCGGCCGCAAGTACGCCGAGGCTCTCGGACTCCAGGTTCTCGACGAGAACGGCAAGCTCGTCACCGTCACCATGGGGTCGTACGGAATCGGCATCACGCGAGCCCTTGCGCTCATCGCCGAGCTCAACAACGACGAGAAGGGGCTCTGCTGGCCCGCCGAGATCGCGCCGTTCGACGTGCACATCGTCGCGACGGGCAAAGACGCGGCGGTCTTCGATGCCGCGGCAGGCATTGCGGCAGAGCTCGAGGATGCCGCGCTCGACGTTCTCTACGATGACCGCCCGAAGGTGTCGCCCGGGGTGAAGTTCGGCGACGCCGAGCTCATCGGGGTTCCCGCGATCGTCATCGCCGGGCGCGGCGTCGCCGACGGGCTCGTCGAGCTGTGGGACCGTCGGTCCGGGGAGCGAACCCAGGTGCCGATCGCGGAGGTCGCTTCTCGCATCGCCGCCCGTCGCTGA